A window from Cytobacillus sp. IB215665 encodes these proteins:
- a CDS encoding LysR family transcriptional regulator, translating into MELKHLKTFKVITDVGGFTKAADVLGYAQSSVTAHIQTLEDEIGSPIFDRIGKKVVITDAGKKLLPYAIQMLDLYDRARHIAKEEENPAGTIKIGAPESLTVYRLPAIISAYKKLYPNVQIIIKTFECWRLKELLRRGEIDIALLLQPEHEDSDLQITKLIDEPMNVIAPIEHPLAKKHDEPISIPLDETFIYTEKGCDYRATFENHLIKHGYVPDTSLEFWSIEAIKQCVMCGLGISYLPSIAVQTELKEGKITSLDWKIDGENVSTLLAFHKNKWLSPALDAFVEICTRFSIEWQEETVKK; encoded by the coding sequence TTGGAACTTAAACATTTAAAAACATTTAAGGTTATTACAGATGTTGGAGGATTTACTAAAGCCGCAGATGTGCTTGGCTATGCTCAATCTTCTGTTACTGCACATATTCAAACCCTTGAAGATGAAATAGGCTCTCCTATATTTGATAGGATCGGTAAGAAAGTTGTTATTACAGATGCCGGTAAAAAACTATTACCATATGCTATTCAAATGTTAGATTTATATGATCGTGCAAGACATATTGCAAAAGAGGAAGAAAACCCTGCCGGAACAATTAAAATTGGTGCACCTGAATCCTTAACAGTTTATCGGCTACCAGCAATTATCTCAGCATATAAAAAGCTATATCCTAATGTACAAATTATCATTAAAACATTTGAGTGTTGGAGATTAAAAGAGTTGCTACGTAGAGGTGAAATAGACATTGCCTTGCTACTACAACCAGAACACGAAGACTCAGATTTACAAATTACAAAACTAATCGATGAACCAATGAATGTTATAGCACCAATTGAACACCCTTTAGCTAAAAAACATGATGAACCAATTTCAATCCCACTCGATGAAACGTTTATTTATACAGAGAAAGGGTGTGATTACCGAGCGACATTTGAAAATCACTTAATTAAGCACGGCTATGTCCCTGATACGTCGCTTGAATTTTGGAGTATCGAAGCAATTAAACAGTGTGTCATGTGTGGATTAGGAATATCCTATCTTCCTTCGATAGCAGTACAAACTGAGCTAAAGGAAGGAAAGATCACATCACTTGATTGGAAAATTGATGGTGAAAATGTCTCAACATTATTAGCCTTTCATAAAAACAAATGGCTCTCGCCTGCTTTAGACGCATTTGTAGAAATATGTACACGTTTTTCTATTGAATGGCAAGAGGAAACTGTAAAAAAATAG
- a CDS encoding APC family permease produces MKSKLIGPLLLSGLIIGPILGSGIILLPPIIKEQAGSSAIIAWLIITFLSFPFAYVFGKLSILFPGDSGVTNAVKHTFGDSIKQLTAIFMILAVCVGPVAVLMTASEYISLLFQLSNIKVEIYGIVLLIICQMILMRNISSLGKISLVLTSISALVLFIGGLSTLLFFRSEVSIVGTLNIQSLGNSVLLLFWAMMGWEIIGNYSMEVRDREKTIKKSVFYSAIIIAIIYITVAAAYQWIDTAALNSGQASSQLKLALIIAPLFGSFAIPVLTLITSALCVTTYIMIVGGIARLISAQAEDRKLPKILGYKSKSNIPIVSLILLASIHLIVLVILYTDLVNLELLVEITNAFFISNAIIGLLAAMRIINHWVVTFSCMVLIGSLLWMLTFSPIWVLLLIGILTLYAIIAEMKKRSTRIKLIQMKEEV; encoded by the coding sequence ATGAAATCAAAACTTATTGGTCCACTACTTTTAAGTGGTTTAATTATCGGCCCGATACTAGGGTCAGGAATCATTCTATTGCCTCCAATCATTAAGGAGCAAGCTGGAAGTTCCGCTATTATTGCTTGGCTGATCATTACGTTCTTAAGCTTTCCATTTGCTTATGTGTTCGGCAAGCTTAGTATTTTATTTCCTGGTGATTCAGGTGTTACGAATGCAGTGAAACATACTTTTGGTGACTCTATTAAGCAATTAACAGCTATTTTTATGATACTGGCAGTTTGTGTAGGCCCTGTAGCGGTGTTAATGACAGCGAGTGAATATATTTCATTGTTATTTCAATTGTCTAACATAAAAGTTGAAATATATGGAATTGTGCTGTTAATCATATGTCAGATGATATTGATGAGAAACATTTCATCTTTAGGAAAAATTTCATTAGTATTAACATCTATTTCAGCACTCGTGTTATTTATTGGAGGTCTTTCAACTCTACTGTTTTTTAGATCAGAAGTATCAATTGTAGGGACACTTAACATTCAATCGTTAGGAAATAGTGTGTTACTTCTTTTTTGGGCAATGATGGGATGGGAGATTATTGGAAACTACTCAATGGAAGTGAGAGATCGTGAAAAAACGATTAAAAAGAGTGTTTTCTATAGTGCAATTATCATTGCGATCATTTATATAACCGTTGCTGCAGCATATCAGTGGATTGACACAGCTGCCTTAAACAGTGGGCAGGCCTCTTCTCAGCTCAAATTGGCGTTAATCATAGCACCTCTTTTTGGCTCATTTGCAATACCTGTACTGACATTAATCACTTCAGCTCTATGTGTTACTACATATATTATGATCGTAGGGGGGATAGCAAGATTAATTTCTGCTCAAGCTGAAGATAGGAAGTTACCTAAGATTTTGGGATATAAGTCAAAATCAAATATCCCGATTGTAAGTTTAATACTACTAGCAAGTATCCATTTAATCGTTTTAGTTATTCTGTATACTGATTTAGTTAACCTTGAACTACTCGTTGAAATAACGAATGCATTTTTTATTAGTAATGCAATTATTGGGTTATTAGCAGCAATGCGCATTATCAATCATTGGGTAGTTACCTTTAGTTGTATGGTTTTAATTGGATCCTTATTATGGATGCTGACATTTTCACCAATCTGGGTATTGTTGTTAATAGGTATACTAACCCTTTACGCGATTATAGCTGAAATGAAAAAACGATCTACGCGAATAAAGCTAATACAAATGAAAGAAGAAGTGTAA
- the trhA gene encoding PAQR family membrane homeostasis protein TrhA, with amino-acid sequence MATTHTFTKKEEIANAITHGIGALLSVAALVILIVTAATEGTVWHVVSFTIYGVTMLLLFLSSTLVHSFPDGRVKDLFQIFDHSAIYLFIAGTYTPILFTVIKGALGWTLFGIVWGLAIAGVIFKVFFVKKFLYTSTFMYVLMGWIIVFAWKPLTVSIPVIGMYLLVLGGVLYTVGTIFYMWRSFPYHHAVWHLFVLAGSAAHFFAVLNF; translated from the coding sequence ATGGCCACTACGCATACATTTACGAAAAAAGAAGAGATTGCCAACGCCATAACACATGGAATTGGGGCTTTACTAAGTGTAGCCGCACTCGTTATACTCATTGTTACGGCTGCAACAGAGGGAACAGTATGGCATGTCGTTAGCTTTACGATATATGGTGTGACGATGCTATTACTATTTTTATCTTCAACTTTAGTGCATAGTTTCCCTGATGGAAGGGTTAAGGATTTATTTCAGATTTTTGATCATTCAGCCATTTACTTGTTTATTGCCGGAACGTATACACCCATTTTATTTACTGTAATTAAAGGTGCGTTAGGCTGGACGTTATTTGGAATAGTGTGGGGTCTTGCCATCGCGGGAGTTATTTTTAAAGTATTTTTTGTTAAGAAATTTCTTTATACTTCGACTTTCATGTATGTATTAATGGGTTGGATCATCGTGTTTGCTTGGAAGCCACTTACTGTAAGCATACCTGTTATAGGAATGTACCTACTCGTTCTTGGGGGAGTTCTTTATACAGTAGGAACGATTTTTTATATGTGGCGCAGCTTTCCATACCACCATGCAGTTTGGCATTTATTCGTTCTTGCTGGCTCAGCTGCACACTTTTTTGCAGTCCTAAATTTTTAG
- a CDS encoding DinB family protein gives MLDYELMSIKMIRNKILASVEELTDSQINKRYSEDKWSIAQLLRHLYDSETGLTQMIKFALEQSNTGNLERKPLFMILDRTQKGKVPEGRAPSEKFTTKDELLSLLAQSRQTLLRLIDEIKGEDEVEKLAISFPKFGLLSLAQCLEFIGLHELRHFEQLNEIKLETLYVPVSP, from the coding sequence ATGTTAGATTATGAGTTAATGAGTATTAAGATGATTAGGAATAAAATACTAGCTAGTGTTGAAGAATTAACAGATTCTCAAATAAATAAACGCTATTCAGAGGATAAATGGAGTATTGCACAGTTATTGCGCCATTTGTACGATAGTGAAACGGGACTTACACAGATGATAAAATTTGCATTAGAACAATCTAATACTGGAAATCTAGAAAGAAAACCGCTATTCATGATTCTCGATAGAACTCAAAAAGGTAAAGTTCCAGAAGGGAGGGCACCTTCTGAAAAATTTACTACGAAGGATGAATTACTTTCACTGTTAGCTCAATCAAGACAAACATTGTTACGATTAATTGATGAGATTAAAGGTGAAGATGAAGTAGAAAAGTTAGCGATCAGCTTTCCTAAGTTTGGTTTATTAAGTTTAGCACAGTGTCTAGAGTTTATCGGCCTTCATGAGTTAAGGCACTTTGAACAACTTAATGAGATTAAACTAGAAACTCTTTATGTACCTGTTTCACCATAA
- a CDS encoding neutral/alkaline ceramidase → MYSTLKKMMAVIIVAVFLLSYLPVVKTESATNAGNFDYYVGAGMYDITGPAAEVVMMGYADSAHKTEGLHFRLRSRAFIMKEKDANNNVVFVSADVGTIFHSVTQGVINKLEQNGYGHLYNYSNVILSATHSHSGPGGYSHEGLYNVSTFGFHEENYQAIVDGIYESIIRAHHNLEPGYIEITEGYLDGTSANRSIEAYNNNPEGERNKFQDSVDKTVTHLNFRNQQGELLGIINWFAVHPVSMSQENHLISGDNKGYASYLYEKEMGTDYTDNKTFVAAFAQANEGDVTPNIFGDGKGYGDDDFDSTKRSGEIQFEKAKALSNLAEIRLTGPISSRHEFVDFSNLVVDPQYTDGEERRTYPSTMGYSFAAGTEDGRTNLPVFVEGMTQSEYSIDGYDNLVTYAQGLLTLVPQIGEMSGVLYPELWEQHYPKPILFAPSEVSPDPWTPQIIPLQMVQIGQLSILAVPAEFTSMAGRRLKESVNEKMGPQFNGENYVVVAGLSNSYSSYVTTPEEYDVQHYEGASTQFGKWTLSGYLQEFDKLSNAIINNEGIAPGPLPKDLSNEQVYFDIGIVFDAPPIFKDFGDVKDDVQLSYQKGDIVSVSFWSGHPNNNFRTQSTYLEVQKLENGEWITVANDGDWETKYRWIRESTILGTSSSLIEWEIPFDADAGNYRIVHYGAYQTITGKVYEYDGISSEFTLE, encoded by the coding sequence TTGTACAGTACATTAAAAAAAATGATGGCCGTCATTATTGTCGCAGTCTTTTTACTCTCATACTTACCAGTAGTAAAAACTGAAAGCGCTACCAATGCTGGTAATTTTGATTATTATGTAGGTGCTGGTATGTATGATATAACAGGCCCAGCTGCCGAAGTAGTGATGATGGGGTATGCTGATTCTGCTCATAAAACAGAGGGGTTGCATTTTCGTCTACGATCTAGAGCTTTTATAATGAAAGAAAAAGATGCAAATAATAATGTTGTATTTGTAAGTGCTGATGTAGGAACAATCTTTCATTCTGTAACACAAGGGGTAATAAATAAGTTAGAGCAAAATGGCTACGGTCATCTTTATAATTACAGCAACGTAATACTTAGTGCAACACACAGTCACAGTGGACCAGGTGGATACTCTCATGAAGGACTATATAATGTTTCTACATTTGGGTTTCATGAAGAAAATTATCAAGCAATCGTAGATGGGATTTATGAATCTATTATTAGAGCACATCATAATCTTGAGCCAGGATACATTGAAATAACAGAAGGGTATTTAGATGGAACAAGTGCAAATAGGTCTATTGAAGCATATAACAATAATCCTGAAGGTGAGCGAAATAAATTTCAAGACAGTGTTGATAAAACGGTGACACATCTTAATTTTCGCAATCAACAAGGTGAGTTGCTAGGAATTATAAATTGGTTTGCTGTTCACCCTGTCTCGATGAGTCAAGAAAATCATTTGATCTCCGGTGATAATAAAGGGTACGCATCTTATTTATATGAAAAAGAGATGGGGACTGATTATACTGATAACAAAACATTTGTTGCTGCTTTTGCACAAGCAAATGAAGGAGACGTAACCCCTAACATATTTGGAGATGGTAAAGGCTATGGTGATGATGACTTTGATAGTACTAAAAGATCTGGAGAAATTCAATTTGAGAAAGCAAAAGCATTAAGCAACTTAGCTGAAATCCGGTTAACAGGACCGATAAGTTCTCGGCATGAATTTGTAGATTTTTCAAATTTAGTAGTTGATCCACAATATACGGATGGTGAAGAAAGAAGAACGTATCCATCGACGATGGGATATTCTTTTGCAGCTGGTACAGAGGATGGTCGAACCAATTTGCCGGTTTTTGTTGAAGGAATGACACAATCTGAATATTCAATTGACGGTTATGATAACCTAGTAACCTATGCACAAGGACTATTGACCCTCGTTCCACAAATAGGTGAAATGAGTGGGGTGTTATATCCGGAGCTATGGGAGCAGCACTATCCGAAGCCAATATTATTTGCACCATCAGAAGTATCACCTGATCCATGGACTCCACAAATTATCCCATTACAAATGGTGCAAATTGGTCAGCTCTCGATTCTTGCCGTTCCTGCCGAATTTACGTCAATGGCAGGTAGAAGGTTGAAAGAGAGTGTAAATGAGAAGATGGGTCCACAATTTAACGGTGAAAATTACGTAGTCGTTGCAGGGTTATCAAACTCGTACAGCAGTTATGTTACGACGCCTGAAGAATATGATGTCCAGCATTATGAAGGAGCATCAACTCAATTCGGTAAATGGACGTTAAGCGGGTACTTGCAAGAATTTGATAAATTATCAAATGCGATTATTAATAATGAAGGAATAGCTCCTGGTCCACTTCCAAAAGATTTAAGTAATGAACAAGTGTATTTTGATATTGGTATCGTTTTTGATGCACCACCAATTTTTAAGGACTTTGGTGATGTAAAAGATGATGTGCAATTGTCTTATCAAAAAGGGGATATTGTTAGTGTTAGTTTTTGGTCAGGACATCCAAATAATAATTTTAGGACACAGTCCACATACTTAGAAGTTCAAAAGCTTGAGAATGGTGAGTGGATAACTGTTGCTAATGATGGGGATTGGGAAACGAAGTATAGATGGATTAGAGAATCAACAATACTAGGGACATCCTCCTCTTTAATTGAATGGGAAATTCCTTTTGACGCAGATGCTGGGAATTACCGAATTGTTCATTATGGAGCATATCAGACTATAACTGGAAAGGTATATGAGTACGATGGAATCTCTTCAGAGTTTACATTAGAGTAA
- a CDS encoding nitroreductase family protein has product MNATQLIKERRSASNFEEDIKMTEHDFEQIFELVKYAPSAFNLQHTHYVVVQNASTKLELKEAAFGQHKVGTASATIVVLGDRLAYQQAANIYEGLVNLNILSKQEFDHTIQSINQLYESRGSQFLTEEAIRNASLSAMLFMIAAKEQGWDTCPMIGFNPNQVKKVLQLEDRYEPVLLITIGKEKLSSRSPRGYRKPVREFVTFT; this is encoded by the coding sequence ATGAACGCAACGCAATTAATTAAAGAAAGACGGTCCGCAAGTAATTTTGAAGAAGACATTAAAATGACCGAACATGATTTTGAACAAATATTTGAGCTAGTTAAGTATGCTCCATCAGCATTTAATTTACAGCATACACACTATGTTGTCGTACAAAATGCTTCAACGAAGCTTGAGCTTAAAGAAGCAGCTTTTGGCCAACACAAAGTTGGTACAGCTTCTGCAACAATCGTTGTTTTAGGTGATCGATTAGCTTATCAACAAGCTGCTAATATATACGAGGGGCTGGTAAACTTAAATATACTCAGTAAGCAGGAATTTGATCATACGATTCAAAGTATTAATCAACTATATGAATCTCGCGGTTCTCAATTCTTAACAGAAGAAGCAATTAGAAACGCTAGCTTATCAGCAATGTTGTTTATGATTGCAGCAAAAGAACAGGGCTGGGATACTTGCCCAATGATTGGTTTTAATCCTAATCAAGTAAAAAAGGTATTACAGTTAGAGGATCGTTATGAACCTGTATTATTAATTACTATTGGCAAAGAAAAACTCTCTAGTCGCTCTCCTAGAGGATACAGAAAACCAGTAAGAGAATTTGTTACGTTTACATAA
- a CDS encoding aromatic acid exporter family protein translates to MFKIGYRTLKTALGITTSMALANFLQLENYISAGIITVLCIQSTKKESVLSSIDRFLACVVGIVFAFVFFEGIGYTPVSVGLLVLFFIPTTVMLRIQEGIITSIVIILHFYAAQQFTVQFVINELIIILIGILIALLVNIYMPSVEKRLRSYQQEVEGNFKRIFEHIVVYLRTNDMSWKGEEITVTDKLIQEAKDMALKDIDNRFLRKKDGYYHYFTMREKQFEIIERVLPTVTSITITVEQGEIIADFVEELITGIHPGNTAKTYLIKLANMKKQFEDMPLPISREEFEARASLLHFIKEMELYLIIKDSFIPMN, encoded by the coding sequence ATGTTTAAAATTGGTTATCGAACGTTGAAAACTGCACTTGGGATAACGACTTCAATGGCTCTTGCGAATTTCTTGCAATTGGAGAATTACATTTCAGCAGGAATTATTACTGTATTATGTATTCAATCGACAAAGAAGGAATCGGTGTTAAGCTCTATTGACAGGTTTCTAGCTTGTGTTGTTGGCATTGTTTTTGCATTTGTATTTTTCGAGGGTATTGGATATACACCAGTTTCGGTTGGTCTATTAGTTTTATTTTTTATTCCTACAACTGTTATGTTACGGATTCAGGAAGGAATAATAACAAGTATTGTAATTATTCTTCATTTTTATGCTGCGCAGCAATTTACTGTTCAATTTGTTATAAATGAATTAATTATTATTTTAATCGGTATATTAATTGCATTACTCGTAAATATATACATGCCAAGTGTTGAAAAAAGACTACGAAGTTATCAACAAGAAGTTGAAGGTAATTTTAAAAGAATATTCGAACATATTGTTGTTTATTTACGAACAAATGATATGAGCTGGAAAGGGGAAGAGATAACAGTAACAGATAAGCTTATACAAGAGGCTAAAGATATGGCACTTAAGGACATTGATAATCGCTTTCTTCGGAAAAAAGACGGTTACTACCATTACTTTACTATGCGAGAAAAGCAGTTTGAAATTATTGAGAGAGTGTTACCGACAGTAACATCAATTACGATAACTGTGGAACAGGGCGAAATAATAGCTGATTTCGTAGAGGAATTAATTACAGGTATTCATCCTGGTAATACAGCTAAAACATACTTAATAAAGTTAGCAAATATGAAGAAACAGTTTGAGGACATGCCTTTACCTATTAGTCGTGAAGAATTTGAGGCAAGAGCTTCTTTACTTCATTTTATAAAAGAGATGGAGCTCTACTTAATTATTAAAGACTCATTTATACCAATGAACTAG
- a CDS encoding L,D-transpeptidase, whose translation MNWSMLLLFTISLSPIWPLGQNPIIGDPFVIINKHDNKLAYINDGEIQGVFPIATGVTNNDTPQGEFTIIVKAINPYYRKKDIQGGSPKNPLGSRWLGLDVKGTQGRIYGIHGTNNPSSIGTYVTQGCVRMQNKDVEQLFDQLPIGTRVLIVRSEDSFEALAIQYGAMKR comes from the coding sequence TTGAATTGGTCCATGTTGCTGTTGTTTACTATTTCTTTATCTCCAATATGGCCATTAGGGCAAAATCCAATAATCGGTGACCCTTTTGTTATTATTAATAAACATGACAATAAATTAGCATATATTAATGATGGGGAAATACAGGGGGTTTTTCCTATCGCCACAGGTGTTACTAACAACGATACACCACAAGGAGAATTCACGATTATCGTAAAAGCAATTAATCCATATTATCGAAAAAAAGATATTCAAGGTGGCTCTCCAAAAAATCCATTAGGGAGCAGATGGCTAGGGCTTGATGTAAAAGGTACGCAAGGTAGAATATACGGCATCCATGGTACGAATAACCCTTCATCTATTGGAACATATGTAACACAAGGCTGTGTTAGGATGCAAAATAAAGATGTTGAACAGCTTTTTGACCAATTGCCTATCGGTACAAGAGTTTTAATTGTACGTAGTGAGGATAGCTTTGAAGCGTTAGCAATACAATATGGCGCAATGAAACGTTGA
- the prli42 gene encoding stressosome-associated protein Prli42, which produces MSRKKTQKVIIYVMLGTMLLTTLLAGASTWL; this is translated from the coding sequence ATGTCCCGTAAAAAGACACAAAAGGTTATCATTTATGTCATGCTCGGTACAATGTTACTTACAACGTTATTAGCTGGTGCTAGTACGTGGCTATAA
- the mce gene encoding methylmalonyl-CoA epimerase: MVKKIDHIGIAVRSIKEALPFYQDVLQLHLEGIEEVESEKVRVAFLKIGESKLELLEPIHTDSPIAIFIEKRGEGIHHIALAVDSIEQRLEDMKVNGIRMINEKAKTGAGGSQIAFIHPKSTKGILFELCEKRKQED; encoded by the coding sequence ATGGTAAAGAAAATTGATCATATTGGTATTGCAGTACGTTCAATAAAGGAAGCGCTACCATTTTATCAAGATGTACTTCAGCTACATTTAGAAGGAATCGAAGAGGTAGAGTCTGAAAAAGTTCGCGTAGCCTTTTTAAAAATAGGTGAATCTAAGTTAGAACTATTAGAACCAATACACACAGATAGTCCCATAGCAATTTTTATTGAAAAACGTGGAGAAGGTATCCATCATATAGCATTAGCTGTAGACTCTATAGAACAACGACTAGAAGATATGAAGGTGAACGGGATTCGGATGATTAACGAGAAAGCAAAAACGGGTGCAGGAGGTTCGCAAATAGCTTTTATTCATCCTAAATCGACAAAAGGTATTTTATTTGAACTTTGTGAAAAAAGAAAGCAGGAGGATTAG
- a CDS encoding acyl-CoA carboxylase subunit beta — protein MEDIYEKINDLYDRRRKVEMGGGDNKIAKQHEKGKLTARERIELLVDEGTFVELNPFIEHRCNDFGLGNKEGPGDGVVTGYGKVNGKPIYLFSQDFTVFGGALGEMHAKKIANVMDLAVQNGAPFVGLNDSGGARIQEGVLSLDGYGHVFYRNSIYSGVIPQISVIMGPCAGGAVYSPAITDFVFMVEKTSQMFITGPKVIETVTGEQISSEDLGGANVHNSISGNAHFSGQTEEEVLAQVRKLLSYLPQNNEEKAPIYDVSSDDDYRADLTDVIPFDPVRPYDVRKVIEQVVDEGSFLEIHEHFARNIVVGFARIRGEVVGLVCNQPKFMAGGLDIDSSDKAARFIRFCDSFNIPLITFEDVTGFFPGVKQEHGGIIRHGAKILYAYSEATVPKLTVILRKAYGGAYVALNSKSIGADIVFAWPNAEIAVMGPQGAANIIFANEINASENPEEIRAQKIEEYREKFANPYVAASQGMVDDVIDPRETRIKIVQALEMLRNKKEQRPKKKHGNIPL, from the coding sequence ATGGAAGACATCTATGAAAAAATTAATGACTTATACGATCGACGTAGAAAAGTTGAGATGGGTGGTGGGGATAATAAAATAGCTAAACAGCATGAAAAAGGTAAATTAACAGCTCGAGAGCGTATTGAGCTGTTAGTAGATGAAGGAACATTTGTTGAATTAAACCCATTTATTGAACATCGTTGCAACGACTTTGGTTTAGGTAATAAGGAAGGTCCTGGAGATGGAGTTGTAACAGGATACGGGAAAGTCAACGGGAAACCGATATATTTATTTTCGCAAGATTTCACTGTTTTTGGTGGCGCACTAGGCGAAATGCATGCTAAAAAAATAGCAAATGTAATGGATTTAGCAGTTCAAAATGGAGCTCCATTTGTCGGACTAAATGACTCTGGTGGCGCCCGAATCCAAGAAGGGGTTTTGTCTTTAGATGGCTATGGCCATGTCTTTTATAGAAACTCAATCTATTCAGGTGTGATTCCACAAATTTCGGTAATTATGGGACCTTGTGCGGGAGGAGCTGTTTACTCACCTGCAATTACTGATTTTGTTTTCATGGTAGAAAAGACGAGTCAAATGTTCATCACTGGTCCAAAAGTAATTGAGACTGTTACTGGTGAACAAATTAGTTCGGAGGATTTAGGTGGAGCTAATGTACATAATTCTATAAGCGGTAACGCCCATTTTTCTGGTCAGACGGAAGAGGAAGTACTCGCTCAAGTTCGAAAATTACTAAGTTATTTACCTCAAAACAATGAGGAGAAGGCTCCTATTTATGACGTTTCATCAGATGATGATTATCGAGCAGATTTAACAGATGTGATCCCATTTGATCCTGTTCGTCCATATGATGTCCGTAAAGTCATTGAACAAGTTGTAGATGAAGGCTCTTTTTTAGAAATTCATGAGCACTTCGCTCGCAATATAGTTGTAGGCTTTGCGCGAATAAGAGGCGAAGTAGTTGGACTCGTATGTAACCAACCAAAGTTTATGGCGGGAGGATTAGATATCGATTCTTCAGATAAGGCTGCACGATTTATTCGTTTTTGCGATTCGTTTAACATTCCACTTATCACGTTTGAAGATGTGACGGGTTTTTTCCCAGGTGTTAAACAAGAACATGGTGGAATTATTCGTCATGGTGCAAAAATTTTATATGCTTATTCTGAAGCGACTGTTCCAAAATTAACAGTAATACTTCGTAAGGCATATGGTGGAGCATATGTTGCGCTAAATAGTAAGTCAATCGGAGCAGATATTGTATTTGCATGGCCAAATGCTGAAATAGCTGTAATGGGCCCTCAAGGTGCGGCAAATATTATTTTTGCAAACGAAATTAACGCAAGTGAAAATCCTGAAGAGATACGAGCACAAAAAATAGAAGAATATCGGGAAAAGTTTGCAAACCCATATGTAGCAGCTAGTCAAGGTATGGTTGATGACGTCATCGACCCACGAGAAACGAGAATTAAAATAGTTCAAGCACTTGAAATGCTGAGGAATAAGAAAGAACAGCGTCCGAAAAAGAAACACGGCAACATCCCGTTGTAG